Proteins from a single region of Mailhella massiliensis:
- the nrdD gene encoding anaerobic ribonucleoside-triphosphate reductase — MEKTVGQGVRFERIRRITGYLVGGLDRFNDAKRAEEKDRVKHMNMEPWKHRVA, encoded by the coding sequence ATGGAAAAGACCGTAGGGCAGGGCGTCCGCTTCGAGCGCATCCGCCGGATCACCGGCTACCTCGTGGGCGGGCTGGACCGCTTCAACGACGCGAAAAGGGCGGAAGAGAAGGACCGTGTGAAGCACATGAATATGGAGCCGTGGAAACATCGTGTGGCTTGA
- a CDS encoding VTT domain-containing protein, protein MILSIIESFFSFAIHIDTYLFSLVESYGYWLLVILFIIVFCETGLVITPFLPGDSLLFAVGTVAGAGFINVFLCIAVLLCAAVIGDAVNYEIGRHAGPAIFKKETRFLNKKHLIKAHLFYERHGGKAIILARFIPVIRTFAPFVAGIALMNPAQFFFFNIIGATAWVTGLVFMGFFLGNIPIVQENFSIVIYSIIIISISPVVFGFIRSILKKKG, encoded by the coding sequence ATGATTCTTTCAATTATAGAAAGCTTTTTTTCTTTTGCCATACATATAGATACATATCTCTTTTCACTTGTTGAATCATATGGATATTGGTTATTGGTTATACTTTTTATTATCGTTTTCTGTGAAACAGGCCTGGTAATTACTCCATTTCTTCCGGGAGATTCTCTCCTCTTTGCGGTCGGCACCGTTGCGGGAGCAGGCTTTATTAATGTTTTTCTATGTATAGCAGTTCTTTTATGTGCAGCAGTCATTGGAGATGCCGTAAATTATGAAATAGGACGTCATGCAGGTCCTGCTATTTTCAAAAAAGAAACAAGGTTTCTCAATAAAAAGCATCTTATTAAAGCTCATCTATTTTATGAGCGTCATGGAGGAAAAGCTATCATTCTTGCAAGGTTTATTCCTGTTATACGCACCTTTGCTCCTTTTGTTGCAGGAATAGCCTTAATGAATCCTGCTCAATTTTTTTTCTTTAACATTATTGGCGCTACAGCGTGGGTAACAGGCCTTGTTTTTATGGGATTTTTCCTTGGGAATATTCCGATAGTGCAAGAAAATTTCAGTATCGTTATTTATAGTATAATTATTATTTCCATTTCTCCCGTGGTATTCGGCTTTATTCGTTCAATATTGAAAAAAAAAGGATAG
- a CDS encoding phage regulatory CII family protein, with protein sequence MESLTRICHAAVKCAPSGLSAEDVADVLGVNYKTMMAELSGSERHKFGLDLLVPLVQATGSDAPLKAIGRACGCVFIRLPEVGKVEQPMLDSMAASVREFGDLLAALGDALRDGVISRVEADRITKEGHEALEAVMKVISLAGKEAE encoded by the coding sequence ATGGAAAGTCTCACAAGAATATGCCACGCCGCCGTGAAGTGCGCGCCCTCCGGCCTGTCAGCCGAGGATGTGGCCGATGTGCTGGGCGTGAACTACAAAACCATGATGGCCGAGCTGTCCGGGTCGGAACGGCACAAGTTTGGTCTGGACCTTCTTGTCCCGCTGGTTCAGGCCACGGGCAGCGACGCGCCTTTGAAGGCCATAGGCCGCGCCTGCGGATGCGTATTCATCCGCCTGCCGGAAGTCGGGAAGGTGGAGCAGCCCATGCTGGACAGTATGGCCGCGTCTGTTCGGGAATTCGGGGATCTTCTGGCCGCTCTCGGCGACGCCCTGCGGGACGGTGTGATCTCCCGCGTGGAGGCGGACAGGATAACGAAGGAAGGCCATGAGGCGCTGGAAGCGGTGATGAAGGTCATCTCTCTGGCCGGAAAGGAAGCCGAATAA
- a CDS encoding tyrosine-type recombinase/integrase, producing the protein MSMKTSRTRFTGVYTRESTERRYNGKPDVVFYYCLKIDGKRVWTKCGWRSEGMTAQAAYQMRNEALAKRRGLPTQVPRISDAWEYYKTHHLLTLRNSKATISYMQKHILPEFGHMFMDDVTPAMVTRLKNARLASGMAPASVKHMLHVLSSLYTQTEKAGLGKCKNPVKDVTPPKVDNQRTRYLTHAEARMLLDALAKRSPVWHDIAALSLYTGGRLGEILSLTVSCIDLTAGVAEVNGKTGRRMLHLSSPAVDIMARLIKGKLPTDHIFPGKVNGHACVTHNVFNELTFKLGLNTPETPRAQRVVFHTLRHTFASWLAIDGVPLLVISQLMGHASITMTQRYAHLCPDSRQAAVALLATHFKSPDGDSD; encoded by the coding sequence ATGAGCATGAAAACCAGCCGCACCAGGTTCACAGGAGTGTACACGAGAGAAAGCACCGAACGCCGCTACAACGGCAAGCCGGACGTCGTCTTTTACTACTGCCTCAAAATTGACGGCAAGAGAGTGTGGACAAAATGCGGCTGGCGCAGCGAAGGCATGACCGCACAGGCTGCCTATCAGATGCGAAACGAGGCGCTGGCAAAACGCCGCGGCCTGCCCACGCAGGTGCCGCGCATATCTGATGCCTGGGAATACTACAAGACGCATCATCTCCTGACCCTCAGGAACTCCAAAGCCACAATCAGTTATATGCAGAAGCATATCCTTCCGGAGTTCGGCCACATGTTCATGGACGACGTGACTCCGGCAATGGTCACCCGTTTGAAAAATGCTCGGCTGGCCAGTGGGATGGCGCCGGCTAGTGTCAAGCACATGCTTCATGTATTAAGCTCCCTCTACACCCAGACAGAAAAAGCAGGACTGGGTAAATGTAAAAATCCTGTAAAAGACGTTACCCCGCCTAAAGTGGACAATCAGCGTACCCGGTACCTTACGCATGCAGAGGCCCGTATGCTTTTGGATGCTTTGGCGAAACGATCCCCTGTCTGGCATGATATTGCAGCCCTCAGCCTCTACACTGGGGGACGTCTGGGGGAGATTCTCAGTCTCACCGTGTCCTGCATAGACCTCACGGCTGGCGTTGCGGAAGTGAACGGAAAAACTGGACGCCGTATGCTTCACCTGTCGTCTCCGGCCGTAGATATCATGGCACGGCTCATCAAAGGGAAACTCCCCACCGATCATATTTTTCCTGGAAAGGTAAACGGTCATGCCTGTGTTACTCACAATGTTTTCAATGAGCTCACGTTCAAGCTCGGCCTCAATACTCCCGAAACGCCCAGGGCGCAGCGTGTCGTTTTCCACACGCTGCGCCACACTTTTGCCAGCTGGCTTGCCATTGACGGGGTTCCTCTACTGGTGATCTCTCAGCTGATGGGGCATGCTTCCATTACCATGACCCAGCGCTACGCTCACCTGTGCCCGGACAGCCGGCAAGCTGCCGTTGCCCTTCTGGCTACACACTTCAAGAGCCCCGACGGCGATTCCGATTGA
- the ychF gene encoding redox-regulated ATPase YchF: MALSLGIVGLPNVGKSTLFNALTKAQNAEAANYPFCTIEPNKATVAVPDKRVDALTELVKPAKTIYATVDFVDIAGLVRGASKGEGLGNQFLANIRECAAIVEVVRCFDDENIAHVDGSVDPLRDVETIETELLLADLESAEKRLDTLKKKSKFDKEMQKAQPVLEALVAHLGEGRPASAFEVPELNEPFHQVWRELSLLTAKKFIYCANVDEAGLEEDNAHVKALRALAEGRGCAMVKICARLEEELQGLSEAEQAEMLESYGITESGLENIIRMGYHTLGLASFLTAGPKEVRAWTFKQGWKAPQAAGVIHTDFEKGFIRAEVISYEDYMKHKSEAACRAAGVLRVEGKDYVVKDGDMMNFLFNV; encoded by the coding sequence ATGGCACTGAGTCTAGGAATCGTCGGTCTGCCCAACGTGGGCAAATCCACTCTGTTCAACGCGCTCACCAAGGCGCAGAACGCCGAAGCCGCAAACTATCCCTTCTGCACCATCGAACCGAACAAGGCCACCGTGGCCGTGCCCGACAAGCGTGTGGACGCGCTCACCGAGCTTGTGAAGCCCGCCAAGACCATTTACGCCACCGTGGATTTCGTGGATATCGCAGGCCTTGTCAGAGGCGCGAGCAAGGGCGAGGGGCTGGGCAACCAGTTTCTTGCCAACATCCGTGAATGCGCCGCCATCGTGGAAGTGGTGCGCTGCTTCGATGACGAGAACATCGCCCATGTGGACGGCAGCGTCGATCCCCTGCGCGACGTGGAAACCATTGAAACGGAACTTCTGCTCGCCGACCTCGAAAGCGCGGAAAAACGCCTCGACACGCTGAAGAAGAAGTCCAAGTTCGACAAGGAAATGCAGAAGGCTCAGCCCGTGCTGGAAGCCCTGGTGGCGCACCTTGGCGAAGGCAGGCCCGCTTCCGCCTTCGAGGTGCCCGAACTCAACGAGCCCTTCCATCAGGTATGGCGCGAGCTTTCCCTGCTCACCGCCAAGAAATTCATTTACTGCGCCAACGTGGACGAGGCCGGTCTTGAAGAAGACAACGCCCATGTGAAGGCCCTGCGCGCTCTTGCGGAAGGCCGCGGCTGCGCCATGGTGAAAATCTGCGCCCGTCTGGAAGAGGAACTTCAGGGCCTCTCCGAAGCGGAGCAGGCGGAAATGCTGGAATCCTACGGCATTACGGAAAGCGGACTTGAAAACATCATCCGCATGGGCTACCACACCCTCGGCCTTGCCAGCTTCCTTACCGCCGGTCCCAAGGAAGTACGCGCCTGGACCTTCAAGCAGGGCTGGAAGGCGCCTCAGGCGGCGGGCGTCATCCATACCGACTTTGAAAAAGGTTTCATCCGCGCCGAAGTCATCAGCTACGAAGACTACATGAAGCACAAGTCCGAAGCCGCCTGCCGCGCCGCAGGCGTACTGCGCGTGGAAGGCAAGGACTATGTGGTCAAGGACGGCGACATGATGAACTTCCTGTTCAACGTGTAG
- a CDS encoding ubiquinone/menaquinone biosynthesis methyltransferase yields MSDTPRPGDEHTRNVSEMFGRMTPWYDLQNRVFSLFLDCWWRHNLVRSVVPGPTNTVIDMAAGTLDVTLALVRRYPSLRVYATDICEPMLRYGEERKMRANERSRVTTMVADARNMPLPDGCADAVTIAFGIRNVRPRMDALREMHRLLVPGGRACILEFAPVSTPLFGSFYHWYLRRIMPKLAGLVSHSTSAYDYFAETIENFPKPDDFSNELCEAGFAFVQHIPFTLGVANLHIAVRG; encoded by the coding sequence ATGAGCGACACCCCCAGGCCCGGCGACGAACATACCCGCAACGTATCCGAAATGTTCGGGCGCATGACCCCGTGGTACGACCTGCAGAACCGGGTATTCAGCCTTTTTCTCGACTGCTGGTGGCGGCACAATCTCGTGCGTTCCGTGGTGCCCGGCCCCACTAACACGGTCATCGACATGGCGGCGGGCACGCTCGACGTCACGCTCGCGCTGGTGCGGCGCTATCCTTCGCTCAGGGTGTACGCCACGGATATCTGCGAGCCCATGCTCCGTTACGGCGAGGAACGCAAGATGCGCGCAAACGAACGCTCCCGCGTGACCACCATGGTGGCCGACGCCCGCAACATGCCTCTTCCCGACGGCTGCGCCGACGCCGTGACCATAGCCTTCGGCATACGCAACGTGCGCCCGCGCATGGACGCCCTGCGCGAAATGCACCGCCTGCTCGTCCCGGGAGGCCGCGCCTGCATTCTGGAATTCGCGCCCGTGTCCACCCCGCTGTTCGGCAGCTTCTACCACTGGTATCTGCGCCGCATCATGCCCAAGCTTGCCGGGCTGGTGAGCCATTCCACCTCGGCCTACGATTATTTTGCCGAAACCATAGAAAATTTTCCGAAGCCCGACGATTTCAGCAATGAACTGTGCGAGGCGGGCTTCGCCTTTGTTCAGCACATCCCCTTCACGCTGGGCGTGGCCAACCTTCACATCGCCGTGCGCGGCTGA
- a CDS encoding penicillin-binding protein 1A: MAPLTAMSNKDWNDDDDLLELGPADQVGKNKRGDAHANGEDELLSLDGPGKKRRSPKHRRGCLGTILYFFGVLILLGGLCAAGGGYMLYQWVADDLPSFSKIADYRPPLVTTVLARDGSLIGQFYRERRFLVTLDQLPKFVPQAFLAVEDDQFYNHPGVDIKAIIRAAIANFQHGGTRQGGSTITQQVVKRLMLTPEKSYERKLKEAILAYRLEKQLSKDDILNLYINQIFLGNNAYGVEAAARVYFAKNAKDLTIAEAALIAGLGQSPSAYNPYRNPKAAETRQHHVLRRLRDLGWINDAEYDQAINQKLEYRAMPSSNPDGGWYLEEVRRLLVDMFSEENCKKNGYDFGLYGEDAVYELGLTVHTAMDPVQQHAANEGLRHGLEDAAKRHGWLGPVKHLEPSEYKEFLKKKDFQLSDLDNDGWALALVTSVDKNGADVMLSESQRGHVSVRTMNWARKPNKRVAGSVTAVVVRDATKVLKTGDVIWVSRDKAAPAKKTQKKSSGKNVVEAPEGVQDTVIRAHEPVIALRLQQYPDVQGAMVSIEPQNGDVVAMVGGYSFGSSGSQFNRATQAQRQPGSSFKPIVYSAALDNGFTPASMLLDAPIIIIDKWTKKAWRPRNDDGKFDGPMPLYRALARSRNLCTVRVAQQMGVEHVIARAKALRLASEFPATLAISLGAVAVSPLNLAQAYTAFANEGKVCSPRFITSIQGPWGNTIYESQPESVQAITPQNAYVMASLLKGVVNFGTGGKAKVLGRPLGGKTGTTNDENDAWFIGVTPYLVTATYIGYDQLQPMGRGETGSGAALPAYLYYAKEALKAYPPDDFPKPEGIVFADAGGMTMPFIEGTEPGTGYGMDALDGDIDPEAAQEAAEQAQQGEDLLKGLFE; this comes from the coding sequence ATGGCCCCCCTCACTGCCATGAGCAATAAAGACTGGAACGACGATGACGACCTGCTCGAACTCGGCCCTGCCGATCAGGTAGGAAAGAACAAAAGAGGCGATGCGCACGCGAACGGAGAGGATGAACTCCTCTCTCTGGACGGGCCCGGAAAAAAACGCAGGTCGCCTAAGCACAGACGCGGCTGCCTGGGCACCATCCTCTACTTCTTCGGCGTACTCATCCTGCTCGGCGGGCTCTGCGCGGCGGGCGGCGGCTACATGCTCTATCAGTGGGTGGCCGACGATCTGCCGAGCTTCAGCAAGATAGCCGACTACCGTCCCCCGCTCGTCACCACCGTGCTTGCGCGCGACGGCAGCCTCATCGGACAGTTCTACAGGGAACGGCGTTTCCTCGTCACGCTGGACCAGCTCCCCAAGTTCGTGCCCCAGGCCTTTCTCGCCGTGGAGGACGACCAGTTCTACAATCATCCCGGCGTGGACATCAAGGCCATCATCCGCGCGGCCATAGCCAACTTCCAGCACGGCGGCACCCGGCAGGGCGGCAGCACCATCACGCAGCAGGTGGTCAAGCGCCTCATGCTCACCCCGGAAAAGAGCTACGAGCGCAAGCTCAAGGAAGCCATCCTCGCCTACAGGCTGGAAAAGCAGCTCAGCAAGGACGACATCCTCAACCTCTACATCAACCAGATCTTCCTCGGCAACAACGCCTACGGCGTGGAGGCGGCCGCCCGCGTCTACTTTGCCAAGAACGCGAAAGATCTCACCATTGCCGAAGCCGCCCTCATCGCGGGACTCGGCCAGTCGCCCTCGGCCTACAATCCCTACCGCAACCCCAAGGCCGCGGAAACGCGTCAGCACCATGTGCTTCGCCGTCTGCGCGACCTCGGCTGGATCAACGACGCGGAATATGATCAGGCCATCAACCAGAAGCTGGAATACAGGGCCATGCCTTCCTCCAACCCCGACGGCGGCTGGTATCTGGAAGAAGTGCGCCGCCTTCTGGTGGACATGTTCTCCGAAGAAAACTGCAAAAAGAACGGTTACGACTTCGGCCTCTACGGCGAAGACGCGGTGTATGAGCTCGGCCTTACCGTGCATACGGCCATGGACCCGGTGCAGCAGCACGCCGCCAACGAAGGCCTGCGCCACGGGCTGGAGGACGCCGCCAAGCGTCACGGCTGGCTCGGCCCGGTCAAGCATCTGGAGCCTTCGGAATACAAGGAATTTCTCAAGAAGAAGGACTTCCAGCTTTCCGATCTCGACAATGACGGCTGGGCTCTCGCGCTGGTGACGTCGGTGGACAAAAACGGCGCGGACGTCATGCTTTCCGAAAGTCAGCGCGGCCATGTGAGCGTGCGCACCATGAACTGGGCGCGCAAGCCCAACAAGCGCGTGGCGGGGTCCGTCACTGCGGTGGTCGTGCGCGACGCCACGAAGGTGCTCAAGACCGGCGACGTGATATGGGTTTCCCGCGACAAGGCGGCTCCCGCCAAAAAGACGCAGAAAAAGAGCAGCGGCAAAAACGTGGTGGAAGCGCCGGAAGGCGTGCAGGATACCGTCATCCGCGCCCATGAGCCCGTCATCGCCCTGCGCCTCCAGCAGTATCCCGACGTGCAGGGAGCCATGGTTTCCATAGAACCGCAGAACGGCGACGTGGTGGCCATGGTGGGCGGCTACTCCTTCGGCAGCTCCGGTTCCCAGTTCAACCGCGCCACGCAGGCGCAGCGTCAGCCCGGCTCCTCGTTCAAGCCCATCGTCTATTCCGCAGCGCTGGACAACGGCTTCACGCCCGCCTCCATGCTGCTCGACGCTCCCATCATCATTATCGACAAGTGGACGAAGAAGGCCTGGCGGCCCAGAAACGACGACGGCAAGTTCGACGGCCCCATGCCCCTCTACCGTGCGCTGGCCCGCTCGCGCAACCTCTGCACGGTCCGCGTGGCCCAGCAGATGGGGGTGGAACACGTCATCGCCCGCGCCAAGGCCCTGCGCCTCGCGTCGGAATTTCCGGCCACGCTGGCCATCAGCCTGGGCGCGGTGGCGGTTTCCCCGCTCAACCTGGCGCAGGCCTACACCGCCTTCGCCAACGAGGGCAAGGTCTGCTCGCCCCGGTTCATCACCAGCATACAAGGCCCGTGGGGCAACACCATTTATGAAAGTCAGCCGGAATCGGTGCAGGCCATCACCCCGCAGAACGCCTATGTCATGGCCAGCCTGCTCAAGGGCGTGGTGAACTTCGGTACCGGCGGCAAGGCCAAGGTGCTGGGCCGCCCCCTGGGCGGCAAAACGGGCACCACCAACGATGAAAACGACGCCTGGTTCATCGGCGTGACGCCCTATCTCGTCACCGCCACCTATATAGGCTACGACCAGCTCCAGCCCATGGGCCGCGGCGAAACCGGCTCAGGCGCGGCTCTGCCCGCCTACCTTTACTATGCCAAAGAAGCGCTCAAGGCCTATCCGCCGGACGACTTCCCGAAGCCCGAAGGCATCGTGTTCGCCGACGCAGGCGGCATGACCATGCCCTTCATCGAAGGTACGGAACCCGGCACCGGCTACGGCATGGACGCCCTCGACGGAGACATCGATCCCGAAGCGGCACAGGAAGCCGCCGAGCAGGCGCAGCAGGGCGAAGACCTGCTCAAGGGGCTGTTCGAGTAG
- the gatB gene encoding Asp-tRNA(Asn)/Glu-tRNA(Gln) amidotransferase subunit GatB, with the protein MSAYEAVIGLEVHVHLATASKLFCSCPNSFGDEPNTNVCEVCSGMPGVLPVLNRKAVEYASRMALAIHATINQRSRFARKNYFYPDMPKDYQISQFELPLCEHGWLDITVNGQKRRIGITRIHMEDDAGKNIHPQGENVSYVDLNRAGTPLIEIVSEPDLRSAEEAVAYLKKLHAMVVSLGISNGNMEEGCFRCDANVSIRPKGETKLGTRTELKNLNSFRNVQRAIEFEIARQSDVLDDGEEVVQETRLYDANRNITAPMRSKEDAQDYRYFPDPDLLAVVITDEELASWAATQPELPEARMARYMGDFQLPEQDAEQLCADPHLAALFEKAATLCGQPKKVANIMLGMMMREINQSGIDSANVRISAEAVAELVTLIGNGTISAKIAADIFPELMKGETMPAKLVKERGLTQVSDTGAIDEAVRKVLAANPAEVEAYRGGKTKLISFFVGQVMREMRGKANPALVNEALARELGA; encoded by the coding sequence ATGTCCGCATATGAAGCTGTCATAGGGCTGGAAGTGCATGTGCATCTGGCCACTGCCAGCAAGCTTTTCTGTTCCTGCCCCAACTCCTTCGGCGACGAGCCCAACACCAACGTCTGCGAAGTGTGCTCCGGTATGCCCGGCGTTCTGCCCGTGCTGAACCGCAAGGCCGTGGAATACGCCTCGCGCATGGCTCTTGCCATACACGCGACCATCAACCAGCGCTCGCGTTTCGCCCGCAAGAACTACTTCTACCCCGACATGCCCAAGGACTACCAGATCTCGCAGTTCGAGCTTCCGCTCTGCGAACACGGCTGGCTCGACATCACGGTCAACGGGCAGAAGCGCCGCATCGGCATCACGCGCATCCACATGGAGGACGACGCGGGCAAGAACATACACCCGCAGGGCGAAAACGTGAGCTATGTGGACCTGAACCGCGCGGGCACGCCTCTCATCGAAATCGTGAGCGAGCCCGATCTGCGCAGCGCGGAAGAGGCCGTGGCCTATCTCAAGAAGCTGCACGCCATGGTGGTGAGCCTCGGCATCAGCAACGGCAACATGGAGGAAGGCTGCTTCCGCTGCGACGCCAACGTGTCCATCCGCCCCAAAGGCGAAACGAAGCTCGGTACGCGCACGGAGCTCAAGAACCTCAACTCCTTCCGCAACGTACAGCGCGCCATTGAATTTGAAATCGCCCGGCAGTCCGACGTGCTCGACGACGGCGAGGAAGTGGTGCAGGAAACCCGCCTCTACGACGCCAACCGCAACATCACCGCGCCCATGCGCAGCAAGGAAGACGCGCAGGACTACCGCTACTTTCCCGACCCGGACCTTCTGGCCGTGGTCATCACCGACGAGGAACTCGCCTCCTGGGCCGCCACGCAGCCGGAACTGCCGGAAGCGCGCATGGCCCGATACATGGGCGACTTCCAGCTCCCCGAGCAGGATGCGGAACAGCTCTGCGCCGATCCGCACCTCGCAGCCCTGTTTGAAAAGGCGGCCACGCTCTGCGGTCAGCCCAAGAAGGTGGCCAACATCATGCTCGGCATGATGATGCGCGAAATCAACCAGAGCGGCATAGACAGCGCGAATGTCAGAATCTCCGCCGAGGCAGTGGCCGAACTCGTCACGCTCATCGGCAACGGCACCATCTCCGCCAAAATTGCGGCCGACATCTTCCCCGAGCTCATGAAGGGCGAAACCATGCCCGCAAAACTCGTGAAGGAACGCGGCCTTACCCAGGTTTCCGATACCGGCGCCATCGACGAGGCCGTGCGGAAGGTGCTTGCCGCCAATCCCGCGGAAGTGGAAGCCTACAGGGGCGGCAAGACCAAGCTCATCAGCTTCTTCGTGGGGCAGGTCATGCGCGAAATGCGCGGCAAGGCCAACCCCGCCCTGGTCAACGAAGCCCTGGCCCGCGAACTCGGCGCATAG
- a CDS encoding NAD(+)/NADH kinase encodes MQPISRLLILHKDHPQPEETGRALLPWLRERHVDGVLLPAGADAITMRAQAAASDAVLVLGGDGTMVGVARRLAGIRTPIAGMNFGRVGFLAGLPAEDWAEPLSAMLQGRWELEKHLTLRWRVLRRCGDTLVPRNEGVAINDVVTAHGVVARAVSLSLHIDGVLFSTLRCDGIIVSTPLGSTAYTASAGGPLTMPSMNAQLVTPICPFAGGFPPLALPAASRIHVEACRQGDQVLLSVDGQENLPLEFGDVLEIRGVPGQLHMLVSDTNWYLRRLIDRGIVTSGPGRREKN; translated from the coding sequence ATGCAGCCCATTTCCCGCCTTCTCATACTCCATAAGGACCATCCCCAGCCGGAAGAAACCGGCCGCGCCCTTCTTCCCTGGCTGCGCGAACGCCATGTGGACGGCGTGCTTCTCCCCGCAGGGGCCGACGCCATCACCATGCGCGCACAGGCCGCCGCAAGCGACGCGGTGCTCGTACTCGGCGGCGACGGCACCATGGTGGGCGTGGCGCGTCGCCTGGCGGGAATACGCACGCCCATCGCAGGCATGAATTTCGGGCGCGTAGGCTTTCTGGCCGGGCTTCCGGCCGAAGACTGGGCCGAACCCCTTTCCGCCATGCTCCAGGGCCGGTGGGAGCTGGAAAAGCATCTCACCCTGCGCTGGCGCGTACTCCGCCGCTGCGGCGATACGCTTGTCCCCCGCAACGAAGGCGTGGCCATCAACGACGTGGTCACCGCCCACGGCGTGGTGGCCCGCGCGGTCTCCCTGAGTCTCCATATCGACGGCGTGCTCTTCAGCACCCTGCGCTGCGACGGCATCATCGTTTCCACGCCTCTGGGGTCCACGGCATATACGGCTTCCGCAGGAGGGCCGCTCACCATGCCTTCCATGAACGCGCAGCTCGTCACCCCCATCTGCCCCTTCGCCGGGGGATTTCCCCCGCTGGCCCTGCCCGCCGCTTCACGCATCCATGTCGAGGCCTGCCGCCAGGGCGATCAGGTGCTGCTCTCCGTGGACGGGCAGGAAAACCTGCCGCTGGAATTCGGCGATGTTCTGGAAATCCGGGGGGTGCCCGGTCAGCTGCACATGCTGGTGAGCGACACGAACTGGTACCTGCGCCGCCTCATCGACCGGGGCATCGTCACTTCCGGCCCGGGCAGAAGGGAAAAGAACTGA
- a CDS encoding D-sedoheptulose-7-phosphate isomerase, with protein MKTALDMIREHAEEGARLRCEFLGACAPVLDDAARRMARSLADGGKILVCGNGGSAADAQHMTGELLGRFLMERPSLPAVALNVDTSTLTAVGNDYGYDEVFARQVRGLGRPGDVLVAFSTSGGSPNVIRAIEAAREKGMTVVGLTGKGGGRMAAMCDCLLNVPHNHTPLIQEMHEACMHLLCQLIDHYLFENAQALREGPKGA; from the coding sequence ATGAAAACAGCTCTTGACATGATCCGCGAGCACGCGGAAGAAGGCGCGAGGCTGCGTTGCGAATTTCTTGGTGCGTGCGCGCCCGTTCTTGACGATGCGGCCCGCCGCATGGCCCGGAGCCTTGCGGACGGCGGCAAGATCCTCGTCTGCGGCAACGGCGGCAGCGCGGCCGATGCCCAGCATATGACCGGGGAGCTTCTCGGGCGTTTCCTCATGGAGAGGCCTTCCCTCCCCGCCGTGGCGCTGAACGTGGATACCTCCACCCTCACCGCCGTGGGCAACGACTACGGGTATGACGAGGTGTTCGCCCGGCAGGTGAGGGGGCTCGGCCGTCCGGGCGACGTGCTGGTGGCCTTTTCCACCTCGGGCGGCAGCCCCAACGTCATCAGGGCCATCGAAGCCGCCCGTGAAAAGGGCATGACCGTGGTGGGGCTTACCGGCAAGGGGGGCGGCCGCATGGCAGCCATGTGCGACTGTCTTCTGAACGTGCCCCACAATCATACCCCTCTGATACAGGAAATGCACGAAGCCTGTATGCACCTTTTGTGCCAGCTTATCGACCACTATCTTTTCGAGAATGCCCAGGCCCTCAGAGAGGGCCCGAAAGGAGCCTGA
- a CDS encoding FmdB family zinc ribbon protein, protein MPIYEYRCKSCNHTFEDLVFGDETPVCPKCRSTETEKMISRCSCRLGGGAPDSFDLPSAPSTGGGCAGCSGGNCASCGH, encoded by the coding sequence ATGCCTATTTATGAATACCGCTGCAAGTCCTGCAACCATACGTTCGAGGACCTTGTGTTCGGTGATGAAACGCCCGTCTGCCCCAAGTGCCGTTCCACGGAGACGGAGAAGATGATTTCCCGCTGCAGCTGCCGTCTGGGCGGCGGCGCGCCCGATTCCTTCGATCTGCCTTCCGCGCCTTCCACCGGCGGAGGCTGCGCAGGCTGCTCCGGCGGCAACTGCGCCAGCTGCGGACACTGA